One segment of Paraburkholderia caribensis DNA contains the following:
- the flhD gene encoding flagellar transcriptional regulator FlhD, giving the protein MDRSSETLDSIREINLSYIMLAQRMLREDKAVGMFRLGLSSELADILAGLSLAQIVKLASSDQLLCFFRFNDHTMLAALTHTSRHAEVASTHAAILLAGQPAEQFA; this is encoded by the coding sequence ATGGACCGTAGCAGCGAGACGCTGGATTCAATCCGCGAAATCAATTTGTCTTACATCATGCTCGCACAACGTATGTTGCGCGAGGACAAGGCAGTCGGCATGTTCCGCCTGGGCTTGTCGTCGGAGCTGGCTGATATTCTTGCCGGGCTGTCGCTCGCGCAGATCGTCAAGCTGGCCAGCTCCGATCAGCTTTTGTGCTTCTTCCGCTTCAACGACCACACGATGTTAGCGGCGTTGACGCACACGTCCCGTCACGCGGAGGTGGCATCGACGCATGCCGCGATCCTGCTGGCTGGACAGCCCGCAGAGCAGTTCGCTTAA
- a CDS encoding 2OG-Fe(II) oxygenase encodes MQDFAFDHQSTLFGDADEKPRKRQRQSVPTIATPQFVERRVDAIDWRRIAAELDAQGCAMLDNLLSAEACDALSALYPRDDLYRSRIAMARHGFGRGEYKYFDYPLPDVVGALRTAVYPHLAPLANAWNEAMRIDVRFPPTLAAFLRRCHQAGQLRPTPLMLQYTAGDYNCLHQDLYGEHVFPLQLAILLSEPGKDFTGGEFVLTEQRPRMQSRAEVVPLRKGDAVIFAVHHRPVQGARGAYRVNMRHGVSRLRSGHRHTLGVIFHDAK; translated from the coding sequence ATGCAGGATTTCGCATTCGACCACCAGTCCACGCTGTTCGGCGACGCAGACGAAAAGCCGCGCAAACGCCAGCGGCAGTCCGTGCCCACGATCGCCACGCCGCAGTTTGTCGAGCGGCGCGTCGACGCGATCGACTGGCGCCGTATCGCGGCCGAACTGGACGCGCAAGGCTGCGCCATGCTGGACAACCTGCTGAGCGCCGAAGCATGCGACGCGCTGAGCGCGCTCTACCCTCGCGACGATCTTTACCGCAGCCGCATCGCGATGGCGCGGCATGGCTTCGGGCGCGGCGAGTACAAATACTTCGACTATCCGCTGCCCGACGTGGTCGGCGCGTTGCGCACAGCCGTCTATCCGCATCTCGCGCCGCTCGCGAATGCCTGGAACGAAGCCATGCGTATCGACGTGCGCTTTCCGCCGACACTCGCCGCCTTCCTGCGCCGCTGTCATCAGGCGGGGCAATTGCGCCCCACGCCGCTGATGCTTCAATACACGGCTGGCGATTACAACTGCCTGCATCAGGACCTGTATGGCGAGCACGTTTTTCCCTTGCAGCTCGCGATCCTGCTGTCCGAACCGGGCAAGGATTTCACGGGCGGCGAGTTCGTCCTGACGGAGCAGCGTCCGCGCATGCAGTCGCGCGCGGAGGTCGTGCCGCTGCGCAAGGGCGATGCCGTGATCTTCGCCGTGCATCACCGGCCCGTGCAGGGCGCGCGCGGCGCGTATCGCGTGAACATGCGGCATGGCGTGAGCCGGCTGCGGTCGGGGCATCGGCATACGCTGGGGGTGATTTTCCACGACGCAAAATAG
- a CDS encoding efflux transporter outer membrane subunit, producing MKNFEQMSGLGRAAASTLLMLLLAACSVEPTYKRPDAATPAAFKEAPVSASTTDAANAPLPASEAGTWKTAEPAEDAHRGEWWTIFGDSTLNDLEKQAADANQNLKAAAARVQESRALTQQARASWFPSFDAGFGPTRERLSPASQFLPNDAHVPTQTLWRAQVTASYEVDLFGRVSSNVNAARADQAQSEALFRSVQLALQADVAQNYFQLREFDTQLSLYRQTVTLRENALKLVERRFNEGDINELDVSRARNELATARADAVGVARQRAASEHGLAILLGKAPAEFSFPETPLVPVTARVPAGLPSALLERRPDIAAAERAMAGANARIGLAKSAFFPKLDITGAFGYESTTLGDLFQWSSRAFLLGPFAGTALTVPLFDGGRRKANLANARAKYDEDVAQYRQQVLVAFREVEDNLSDLRLLGDQTREQNDAVNASKRAEHLSQTQYQEGQVAYLDVIDAQRQTLQSQLQLSHLAGTQAVATVNLIRALGGGWGDVKADVGSADGQSQQVAKQ from the coding sequence ATGAAAAATTTTGAACAGATGAGCGGCCTGGGTCGCGCGGCGGCGAGCACGCTGCTGATGTTGCTGCTCGCGGCGTGCTCGGTCGAGCCGACGTACAAGCGTCCCGATGCGGCGACGCCGGCGGCGTTCAAGGAAGCGCCCGTGTCGGCGTCGACGACGGACGCGGCGAATGCGCCGCTGCCGGCGAGCGAGGCGGGCACATGGAAGACGGCCGAGCCCGCTGAAGATGCGCATCGCGGCGAATGGTGGACGATTTTCGGCGATTCGACGCTCAACGATCTGGAAAAGCAGGCCGCCGATGCGAACCAGAACCTGAAGGCCGCCGCGGCGCGCGTGCAGGAATCGCGCGCGCTGACGCAGCAGGCGCGCGCCTCGTGGTTCCCGTCGTTCGATGCGGGCTTCGGGCCGACGCGCGAGCGTCTGTCGCCCGCTTCGCAATTCCTGCCGAACGACGCGCATGTGCCGACGCAAACGCTGTGGCGCGCCCAGGTGACGGCTTCGTATGAGGTCGATCTGTTTGGCCGCGTCAGTTCGAACGTGAATGCCGCGCGTGCCGACCAGGCGCAGAGCGAAGCATTGTTCCGTTCGGTGCAGCTCGCGTTGCAGGCGGACGTCGCGCAGAACTATTTCCAGTTGCGCGAGTTCGATACGCAGTTGAGCTTGTATCGTCAGACGGTGACGTTGCGTGAGAACGCATTGAAACTCGTCGAGCGCCGCTTCAACGAAGGCGACATCAACGAGCTCGACGTGTCGCGCGCCCGCAATGAACTGGCGACGGCGCGTGCCGATGCGGTTGGCGTGGCGCGTCAGCGCGCGGCGTCCGAGCATGGCCTTGCGATTCTGCTTGGCAAGGCGCCTGCGGAGTTCTCGTTCCCCGAGACGCCGCTTGTGCCGGTGACGGCGCGCGTGCCTGCTGGATTGCCGTCGGCGCTGCTCGAGCGCCGGCCCGATATCGCGGCGGCGGAGCGCGCGATGGCGGGCGCGAATGCGCGGATTGGCCTGGCCAAATCGGCGTTCTTTCCGAAGCTCGACATCACGGGTGCGTTCGGCTACGAGTCGACGACGCTCGGCGATCTGTTCCAGTGGTCGAGCCGCGCGTTCCTGCTCGGTCCGTTTGCCGGGACGGCGCTCACGGTGCCGCTCTTCGACGGCGGACGACGCAAGGCGAATCTCGCGAATGCGCGCGCGAAGTATGACGAGGATGTGGCGCAGTATCGGCAGCAGGTGCTCGTGGCGTTTCGGGAAGTTGAGGACAACTTGTCCGATTTGCGTTTGCTTGGGGATCAGACGCGGGAGCAGAACGATGCTGTCAACGCGTCGAAGCGGGCGGAGCATTTGTCGCAGACGCAGTATCAGGAAGGGCAGGTTGCGTATCTGGATGTGATCGATGCGCAGCGGCAGACGCTGCAGTCGCAGTTGCAGTTGAGTCATCTTGCCGGAACCCAGGCGGTCGCGACGGTTAATCTGATTCGTGCGCTTGGGGGTGGGTGGGGGGATGTGAAGGCTGATGTCGGCAGCGCCGACGGGCAGTCGCAGCAAGTGGCCAAGCAGTAG
- a CDS encoding MmyB family transcriptional regulator, which produces MNTLTATLPAPSGAPSMSRTVGDMLRDWRQRRRMSQLLLASEAEISTRHLSFVESGRALPSREMVMHLAERLDVPLRARNALLVAAGYAPLYRERQLSDPQLGAAREAIDLVLKGHEPYPAVAIDRHWTIVAANSALAPLLTSATPALLEAPVNALRLSMHPDGIASQIANWHAWRTHLLSRLQRQVDVSADPTLAALYDELAAYPTPPDAEPADDTPATPLEQIAVPLRLRTGLGVLSFFSTTTVFGTPVDVTLSELAIEAFFPADPQTADALRRFADTRASSDAASD; this is translated from the coding sequence ATGAACACGCTCACTGCCACCCTGCCCGCGCCCTCGGGCGCCCCTTCGATGAGCCGCACGGTCGGCGACATGCTGCGCGACTGGCGTCAGCGGCGCCGGATGAGCCAGTTGCTGCTCGCCTCCGAAGCCGAGATCTCGACGCGCCACCTGAGCTTCGTCGAATCGGGCCGCGCGCTGCCGAGCCGCGAAATGGTCATGCATCTCGCCGAACGGCTCGACGTGCCGCTGCGGGCGCGCAATGCGCTGCTGGTCGCAGCGGGCTATGCCCCGCTCTACCGCGAACGGCAATTGAGCGACCCGCAACTGGGCGCGGCGCGCGAAGCGATCGATCTCGTGCTGAAGGGCCACGAGCCGTATCCCGCTGTCGCCATCGACCGGCACTGGACGATCGTCGCCGCGAACAGCGCGCTCGCGCCGCTGCTGACGTCGGCGACTCCCGCGCTGCTCGAAGCGCCCGTCAACGCGCTGCGCCTGTCGATGCATCCGGACGGCATCGCGTCGCAGATTGCCAACTGGCATGCGTGGCGCACGCATCTGCTGTCGCGCCTGCAGCGCCAGGTCGACGTCAGCGCCGATCCGACGCTCGCCGCGCTCTACGACGAACTGGCCGCCTACCCGACGCCGCCCGACGCCGAACCTGCCGACGACACCCCCGCGACGCCGCTTGAACAGATCGCCGTACCGCTGCGCCTGCGCACCGGACTTGGGGTGCTGTCGTTCTTCAGCACCACAACCGTGTTCGGCACGCCCGTCGACGTCACGCTGTCGGAACTCGCGATCGAAGCCTTCTTCCCCGCCGATCCGCAAACGGCCGACGCGCTGCGCAGATTCGCGGATACGCGCGCGTCGTCGGACGCCGCGAGCGACTGA
- a CDS encoding efflux RND transporter permease subunit — protein sequence MNISKFFIDRPIFAGVLSVLILLGGLIAVFQLPISEYPEVVPPSVVVHAQYPGANPKVIAEAVASPLEEQINGVENMLYMQSQANSDGNLTLTVTFKLGTNPDLATQLVQNRVNQALPRLPEDVQRLGVTTIKSSPTLTMVVHLISPNDRYDMTYLRNYALLNVKDRLERIKGVGQVQLWGAGDYAMRVWLDPAKVAQRNLTAMEVVNAIREQNIQVAAGVIGASPSVPGTPLQLSVNARGRLKTEAEFGDIVVKTAPDGAVTYLKDIARVELAASEYGLRSLLDNKPAVAMAINQSPGANSLQISDEVRATMKELAADFPAGVEYKIVYDPTQFVRSSIEAVVHTLLEAIALVVIVVIVFLQTWRASIIPLIAVPVSIVGTFSLLLAFGFSINALSLFGMVLAIGIVVDDAIVVVENVERNIESGLSARDATYKAMQEVSGPIIAIALTLVAVFVPLAFMTGLTGQFYKQFAMTIAISTVISAFNSLTLSPALSALLLRGHDAKEDWLTRAMNRVLGPFFRGFNKVFHRGSESYGRGVNGVLKRKGAMLVVYAVLLGLTVLVSRIVPGGFVPAQDKEYLIAFAQLPNGASLDRTEKVIRDMGAIALKQPGVESAVAFPGLSVNGFTNSSSAGIVFVTLKPFHDRKGKALSAGAIAGALNQQYSAIKDSFVAVFPPPPVLGLGTLGGFKMQLEDHGAVGYTELNKATEAFVKKAATTPELGPTFSSYQINVPQVNVDLDRVKAKQLGVPVTDVFSTMQVYLGSLYVNDFNRFGRVYQVRVQADAPYRQQADDILQLKTRNANGDMVPLSSLVTVTPTYGPEMVVRYNGYTAADINGGPAPGFSSGEAQAAAERIAAQVLPKGVKLEWTDLTYQQIIAGNAGLWVFPISVLLVFLVLAALYESLTLPLAVILIVPMSVLSALAGVWLTQGDNNIFTQIGLMVLVGLASKNAILIVEFARELEHDGRTPLQAAIEASRMRLRPILMTSIAFIMGVVPLVVSSGAGSEMRHAMGVAVFFGMLGVTLFGLMLTPVFYVVLRTLAGGKIHVAQKDSPHLVAHTTDA from the coding sequence ATGAACATATCCAAATTCTTCATCGACCGGCCGATCTTCGCTGGCGTGCTATCGGTCCTGATTCTGCTCGGGGGGCTGATCGCGGTGTTCCAGCTGCCGATCTCCGAATACCCCGAAGTGGTGCCGCCTTCCGTGGTGGTGCACGCGCAATATCCGGGCGCGAACCCGAAGGTGATCGCCGAGGCCGTTGCGTCGCCGCTCGAAGAGCAGATCAACGGCGTCGAGAACATGCTGTACATGCAGTCGCAAGCGAATAGCGACGGCAATTTGACCTTGACGGTCACGTTCAAGCTCGGCACGAATCCCGATCTCGCAACGCAGCTCGTGCAGAACCGCGTGAATCAGGCATTGCCGCGTCTGCCGGAAGACGTGCAGCGTCTCGGCGTGACGACGATCAAGAGTTCGCCGACGCTGACGATGGTCGTGCATCTGATCTCGCCGAACGACCGTTACGACATGACGTATCTGCGCAACTACGCGCTGCTCAACGTGAAGGACCGTCTTGAACGGATCAAGGGCGTCGGGCAGGTGCAGTTGTGGGGCGCGGGCGACTACGCGATGCGCGTGTGGCTCGACCCCGCAAAGGTCGCGCAACGCAATCTGACGGCGATGGAAGTCGTCAATGCGATCCGCGAGCAGAACATTCAGGTCGCGGCGGGTGTGATCGGTGCATCGCCTTCCGTGCCGGGCACGCCGCTGCAACTGTCGGTGAATGCGCGCGGCCGTCTGAAAACAGAAGCCGAGTTCGGCGACATCGTCGTCAAGACTGCGCCCGACGGCGCCGTAACGTATCTGAAGGATATCGCGCGTGTCGAACTCGCGGCCTCGGAATACGGCCTGCGTTCGCTGCTCGACAACAAGCCGGCCGTCGCGATGGCGATTAACCAGTCGCCGGGTGCAAACTCGCTGCAGATTTCCGACGAAGTGCGCGCGACGATGAAAGAACTCGCCGCCGACTTCCCGGCTGGCGTCGAGTACAAGATCGTCTATGACCCGACGCAGTTCGTGCGTTCGAGTATCGAGGCCGTCGTGCACACGCTGCTCGAAGCGATTGCGCTCGTCGTGATCGTGGTGATCGTGTTCCTGCAAACGTGGCGCGCGTCGATCATTCCGTTGATTGCGGTGCCTGTGTCGATTGTCGGTACGTTCTCGTTGCTGCTCGCCTTTGGTTTCTCGATCAACGCGCTGTCGTTGTTCGGCATGGTGCTGGCCATCGGTATCGTGGTCGACGATGCGATCGTGGTGGTGGAGAACGTCGAGCGGAACATCGAAAGCGGTTTGAGTGCGAGAGATGCGACCTACAAGGCCATGCAGGAAGTGAGCGGGCCGATTATCGCCATCGCGCTGACGCTGGTCGCCGTGTTCGTGCCGCTCGCGTTCATGACGGGTCTGACGGGCCAGTTCTACAAGCAGTTCGCGATGACCATCGCGATCTCGACGGTGATCTCGGCGTTCAACTCGCTCACGCTGTCGCCCGCGTTGTCGGCGCTGCTGCTGCGCGGCCACGACGCGAAGGAAGACTGGCTGACGCGCGCGATGAACCGCGTGTTGGGCCCGTTCTTCAGGGGCTTCAACAAGGTGTTCCATCGCGGCTCGGAAAGCTATGGGCGCGGCGTGAACGGCGTGCTCAAGCGCAAGGGTGCGATGCTCGTCGTGTATGCGGTGCTGCTGGGCCTGACGGTGCTCGTGTCGCGTATCGTGCCGGGCGGCTTCGTGCCGGCGCAGGACAAGGAGTATCTGATCGCGTTTGCGCAGTTGCCTAATGGCGCATCGCTCGATCGTACCGAGAAGGTGATCCGCGACATGGGCGCCATCGCGCTGAAGCAGCCTGGCGTGGAAAGCGCGGTGGCGTTCCCGGGTCTGTCGGTGAACGGCTTCACGAACAGTTCCAGTGCGGGCATCGTGTTCGTCACGCTCAAGCCGTTCCATGACCGCAAGGGCAAGGCGCTGTCGGCGGGTGCGATTGCGGGCGCGCTGAACCAGCAGTACAGCGCGATCAAGGACTCGTTTGTCGCCGTGTTCCCGCCGCCGCCCGTGCTCGGTCTCGGTACGCTCGGCGGCTTCAAGATGCAGCTGGAGGACCACGGCGCAGTCGGTTACACAGAACTGAACAAGGCGACGGAAGCGTTCGTCAAGAAGGCTGCAACGACGCCCGAACTCGGCCCGACGTTCTCGAGCTACCAGATCAACGTGCCGCAGGTGAACGTCGATCTCGACCGTGTGAAGGCGAAGCAGTTGGGCGTGCCCGTGACGGACGTGTTCAGCACGATGCAGGTGTATCTCGGCTCGCTGTACGTGAACGACTTCAACCGTTTCGGCCGCGTGTACCAGGTGCGTGTGCAGGCGGATGCGCCGTATCGTCAGCAGGCCGACGACATCCTGCAACTGAAGACGCGCAACGCGAATGGCGACATGGTGCCGTTGTCGTCGCTGGTGACGGTGACGCCGACGTATGGTCCGGAAATGGTGGTGCGCTACAACGGCTACACGGCGGCCGACATCAACGGCGGCCCGGCGCCCGGCTTCTCGTCGGGTGAAGCGCAGGCAGCGGCCGAGCGCATCGCGGCGCAAGTGTTGCCGAAGGGCGTGAAGCTCGAATGGACCGACCTGACGTATCAGCAGATCATCGCGGGGAACGCGGGTCTGTGGGTGTTCCCGATCAGCGTGCTGCTCGTGTTCCTCGTGCTCGCTGCGCTGTATGAAAGCCTGACGCTGCCGCTTGCGGTGATCCTGATCGTGCCGATGAGCGTGCTGTCGGCGCTCGCGGGTGTGTGGCTCACGCAGGGCGACAACAACATCTTCACGCAGATCGGCTTGATGGTGCTGGTGGGGCTGGCGTCGAAGAACGCGATTCTGATCGTCGAATTTGCGCGTGAGCTGGAGCACGACGGACGCACGCCGCTGCAGGCCGCCATCGAAGCGAGCCGGATGCGTTTGCGGCCGATTCTGATGACGTCGATCGCGTTCATCATGGGTGTGGTGCCGCTGGTGGTGTCGAGCGGCGCGGGGTCGGAAATGCGTCACGCGATGGGTGTGGCCGTGTTCTTCGGGATGCTGGGTGTGACGCTGTTCGGCCTGATGCTGACGCCGGTGTTCTACGTGGTGCTGCGTACGTTGGCGGGCGGCAAGATTCACGTCGCGCAAAAGGACTCGCCGCATCTCGTCGCGCATACGACGGACGCCTGA
- a CDS encoding Nramp family divalent metal transporter — MQFKLPTTATAPFCPSEVQGSVAVTQSAPFWKKILQFAGPGLLVSIGYMDPGNWATDIEAGSRYGYSLLFVVVLSSLAAMVLQCLSMRLGIVTGRNLAELSRTRYSPGVARIQWLLAELSIIACDLAEVLGGALAFHLLFKCSLTVGVILTAFDTLIVLGLKGKNFRDLEAIMLGLVATIGLGYVIELALVHPHWPSVAAGLVPSWQAVSEREPLYLAIGILGATVMPHNLYLHSSIVQTRAIKRDREGIAGAISLSRIDTIVALFLALLINAAILILAAAAFHSTGHTQVTEIEDAYRLLAPIVGTGFAAVLFAVTLLASGQSSTFTGTVAGQVIMEGFLQLKIPCYQRRFITRALALIPALVGVQMLGNGAVGQLLVASQVVLSLQLPFALYPLIRMTNDRALMGEFTNRLPTRIIAWSLFVVISAANIWLVVQTFGFAG, encoded by the coding sequence TTGCAGTTCAAACTTCCAACCACAGCTACCGCGCCGTTCTGCCCATCCGAGGTGCAGGGCTCCGTCGCCGTCACGCAGTCCGCTCCATTCTGGAAAAAAATCCTTCAGTTCGCAGGTCCCGGCCTGCTGGTGTCGATCGGTTACATGGACCCCGGCAACTGGGCCACCGACATCGAAGCCGGCTCGCGCTACGGCTACAGCCTGCTGTTCGTCGTGGTCCTGTCGAGCCTCGCAGCAATGGTGCTGCAATGCCTCAGCATGCGCCTTGGCATCGTGACGGGCCGCAATCTCGCGGAACTGTCACGCACGCGTTACTCGCCAGGTGTCGCACGCATTCAATGGCTGCTCGCCGAACTGTCGATCATCGCCTGCGATCTCGCCGAAGTGCTGGGCGGCGCGCTCGCGTTTCATCTGCTGTTCAAGTGCTCGCTGACGGTCGGCGTGATCCTGACCGCATTCGACACACTGATCGTGCTCGGCCTGAAGGGCAAGAATTTTCGCGACCTCGAAGCGATCATGCTCGGCCTGGTCGCGACGATCGGCCTGGGATACGTCATCGAACTGGCGCTGGTTCATCCGCACTGGCCGTCCGTCGCGGCGGGACTCGTGCCGTCGTGGCAAGCCGTCAGCGAACGCGAGCCGCTTTATCTCGCGATAGGCATTCTCGGTGCGACGGTAATGCCGCATAACCTGTATCTGCATTCGTCCATCGTGCAGACGCGCGCGATCAAGCGCGACCGCGAAGGCATCGCAGGTGCAATCTCGCTGTCGCGTATCGATACGATCGTCGCGCTCTTTCTCGCGCTGCTGATCAACGCCGCGATCCTGATTCTCGCGGCGGCTGCGTTCCATTCAACCGGGCATACCCAGGTCACCGAGATCGAGGACGCCTACCGGCTGCTCGCGCCCATCGTCGGCACGGGCTTCGCGGCCGTGCTGTTCGCGGTCACGCTGCTGGCGTCGGGGCAAAGCTCGACGTTCACGGGCACGGTCGCCGGGCAGGTCATCATGGAAGGCTTTCTGCAACTGAAGATTCCGTGCTACCAGCGGCGCTTCATCACGCGCGCGCTCGCGTTGATTCCCGCGCTCGTCGGCGTGCAGATGCTCGGCAATGGCGCTGTCGGCCAGTTGCTCGTTGCGAGTCAGGTGGTGCTGAGCCTGCAGTTGCCATTCGCGCTCTACCCGCTGATCCGCATGACGAACGACCGCGCGCTGATGGGCGAATTCACGAACCGGCTGCCGACGCGCATCATCGCGTGGTCGCTGTTCGTCGTGATCAGCGCGGCGAATATCTGGCTGGTCGTGCAGACGTTCGGGTTCGCAGGCTGA
- the flhC gene encoding flagellar transcriptional regulator FlhC, whose product MLKKSLTEDAQEVFRAIALIELGARMQVLESELTLSRDRMIRLYREVKGVSPPKGMLPFSADWYMTWLANIHASLFYNTYLFLKNEARCSHLDALTKGYRLYLEHCRHSETEPVLDLTRAWTLVRFFDADILQLTPCCRCSGKFVAHKHDLQHNVVCGACQPPSRAGKTKKAAAAKREAEKDIVSVPQVAEEIEVLEEQMLEETALAA is encoded by the coding sequence ATGCTGAAAAAGAGCCTTACCGAAGACGCGCAGGAAGTGTTCCGCGCGATCGCGCTGATTGAACTGGGCGCGCGCATGCAGGTGCTCGAAAGCGAGCTGACGCTGTCGCGCGACCGGATGATCCGCCTGTACCGCGAGGTCAAGGGCGTATCGCCGCCCAAGGGCATGCTGCCGTTCTCGGCGGACTGGTACATGACGTGGCTCGCGAACATCCACGCATCGCTCTTCTACAACACGTACCTGTTCCTGAAGAACGAAGCGCGCTGCTCGCATCTGGACGCGCTGACCAAGGGTTATCGTCTGTATCTGGAGCATTGCCGTCATAGCGAGACCGAGCCGGTGCTCGATCTGACGCGTGCATGGACGCTCGTGCGTTTCTTCGACGCCGACATCCTGCAACTGACGCCGTGCTGCCGTTGCAGCGGCAAGTTCGTCGCGCACAAGCACGACTTGCAGCACAACGTCGTATGCGGCGCCTGCCAGCCGCCGTCGCGCGCGGGCAAGACGAAGAAGGCCGCCGCCGCGAAGCGCGAGGCGGAGAAGGACATCGTATCCGTGCCGCAAGTCGCGGAAGAAATCGAAGTACTCGAAGAACAGATGCTCGAGGAAACTGCGTTGGCGGCCTAG
- a CDS encoding GNAT family N-acetyltransferase — protein sequence MHEDISIRQLETADRDAFFALRLRGLKTHPAAFGQSYEEAVELGPSQHDAMLSGAGAALGNFLLGAFCPTDGALLGTVGLRRDVGHKHRHKGHVLGMYVADKAAGRGVGRALLTELLERAGQIDGLRQIALNVTSANRSARALYESLGFRVYGTEPDALCIDGIFHDADLMVRFVESRNE from the coding sequence ATGCACGAAGACATCTCGATCCGCCAACTGGAAACCGCCGACCGCGATGCGTTTTTCGCGCTGCGTCTGCGTGGCCTGAAAACCCACCCCGCCGCGTTCGGGCAAAGCTATGAGGAGGCCGTCGAGCTTGGCCCGTCGCAACACGACGCGATGCTGTCCGGCGCGGGCGCCGCATTGGGCAACTTTCTGCTGGGCGCGTTTTGCCCGACGGATGGCGCGCTGCTCGGCACAGTCGGGCTGCGGCGCGACGTGGGGCACAAGCACCGGCACAAGGGCCACGTGCTCGGCATGTATGTCGCCGACAAAGCCGCCGGACGCGGCGTGGGACGTGCGCTGCTGACGGAGTTGCTCGAGCGTGCGGGGCAGATCGACGGCTTGCGGCAGATCGCGCTGAACGTGACGAGCGCAAACCGGTCGGCGCGTGCGCTGTACGAATCGCTCGGCTTTCGGGTGTACGGCACCGAGCCGGATGCGCTGTGCATCGACGGCATCTTTCACGACGCCGACCTGATGGTGCGCTTCGTCGAAAGCCGAAACGAATGA
- a CDS encoding nuclear transport factor 2 family protein, producing the protein MNAHTALIDRYFDAWNETDAGRRRELISATWASDAAYLDPLLSGNGHDGIDAMIRAVHERFAHHTFRRTTEVDGFADRLRFSWELLTPSGVSIVKGSDFGIVEPGGRLQSVTGFLDEAPGAA; encoded by the coding sequence ATGAACGCGCATACCGCACTGATCGACCGTTACTTCGACGCCTGGAACGAAACCGATGCCGGCCGCCGCCGCGAGCTGATTTCGGCGACCTGGGCGAGCGATGCCGCTTACCTCGATCCGCTTCTGTCCGGCAACGGGCACGACGGCATCGACGCGATGATCCGCGCCGTCCATGAACGCTTTGCGCATCACACGTTTCGCCGCACGACGGAAGTCGACGGCTTTGCGGATCGCCTGCGCTTCTCGTGGGAATTGCTGACGCCCTCGGGCGTTTCGATCGTGAAGGGCTCCGACTTCGGCATCGTCGAACCGGGCGGCCGGTTGCAGTCCGTCACCGGCTTTCTCGACGAAGCGCCCGGCGCAGCCTGA